The nucleotide sequence CGTTATGTTAATCGGCGAAACACAACACCTATAACGGTTACACGAGGCACCACGTGATATTCTAATCAATCACGATAATTACACGCATTAAAGCATCCGAGCCGCACCGTGTCCCCATTAAAAACACTATCGGATGAAGAATAAAGCATCCACCCCTGTTTAATGAGCAAAGCTCGCTCGATGCGCGCATAAATAtagcgagaaagaaaaaatagaaattgcCATAGCGCGCGGAATAGGCCATTTATTCTGCGAGTGtttcattaaattattgaaaaacgtCGCTGGCATTTCCtttacgaggctatattttTCACTCGGCTCGAGTGTATGAAAGTGCGGAAAAAAACGCGACTTGATGAACGATCGTCGCTCCTATACTTCGGCGTATAATTAATGCCGTTAATAGATCGGAATTATCGCGGGATTTTTATTGCGCTTCAGCTCGCTGATAACGAAGAATATCAATCATCACGAGGAGATCTAATCGTTggtctttttttaaaaaaaaaaaagctgcgACGTGCGCATTTCCCcgtgtatatttatatttataaataacgcCACGCGTCGCTCGTCAACTTTTCCTTCGTGACATCACTGTACCAGACGAAAGCCCGAGAATAGCCCACGCGCTaatgaaaaaacgaaaaaaccACTGAACAGCTCTGTATACATAATCCAACTTACCGAACATTCATCACAGAGATCAGCTCTCTCGCCCATATAACACACATACCGAATCAATACACCTTCAATACACTGCACCCGACGCACTTTGGTGCCACGGCCGCGGCCGTTAAGAGATAGGGCGTTAATCATCGCGAACAAAAAGGACCCCCTCTCTCGGCGAGATCAATATTAGCCCCATTATACAGTGGTGGTACCCCGTGGGCGCTTCTAACCGGGCAACGGTATACTATATATGTAGCAGAGCTCGCCGGGGCTTTAATTAGGCAATATTGGCGCTGCGGCGATCCTCGCAAATTCGTTAGCAGCCGGGCCGCTGCTCCTGGTCATTTCCGGCTTTGCTCTAGCTCTCCGCGCACCTCCTATGCGACCATTTCCGTTGTGTTGCGGTCGACTGCGCGAATATTCACTTCGGGGATACATACGTACATCCGTTATACGTCGGAGAGAGAAACTCGACGGAGTTAGAAATTTTTGTTTCGTTGGGTGGAAAATTCGGATTCTCTAATGTCGAGCTGTCAGTCTGTCGACGGAGCGATGGTTTTTTTTAAGCTTTTGCGCGCTTACTTGTTAGGCGTGGGTGATGGACGAATGTTGGATTTGGAAAGCAAGTCGAACGATGTTTCCGGCTCGTTGTTGGGGCTATTATTGTACTTTTTCTAATTAACAGCGGCTGATTATAGGGTATTATGTGAGCCCTATTTTGGTACGCAATGTGAGCATTATTATTAAGAGCTGTGTTAAGTCAACAGGTGTGAAGAGGTAAATTTATGCATTGCCATGCATATTAACGAGTTTATTCTAGGACGTGGCAAACAAACGTTATATATGAGCTTTAGAATTAAGTATTCACTAATTTTAACTATGTTTCTCATGCCTTATACTCGGTCtattacacgcacacactcttATCGCTTCTGTATCAGTCAAAGTATCTATTATAAGCTTACGTAGTTACAATATGTCTCTCAAAAACGCACAAACGAACGTATCAAGACACATATTTCAACGCAGAAAAAACAGTACTTTATAATATACTCAAAATGTTTAACTGCAGTGTATGCAATGCATACATAACGAATACCATTGAACCTTCCGCAAACGAATCTCACGAAGGCAAAGTAGTCATAGTGAACTGTATACATCTTCGTGCGTATAAAGAATTATACACGAAGGCATGAACACTATACATCACCACACACGTGTATCTATATAattgtatacaaaaatctaaacATTATATCCAAAGCGTATATAAGATACGTACACGCGCACATTAGTGCAGCAGTTTTTTTCCTCATTTTTCGCTCAAAGTCGTTTCGTTCCTACGCTTATACGCTAAGATTTTCCTGATAATACGCCGCACGTGTACGCGTGTACGTATGAAAGataaccgaaaaaaaaaacagaaaggACGAATTGGATGAGTCGCAGTAAAAATACAAAGTATCATAAAAAgcgaaggcgagagagagTCCGAGAACGAAAAAGCCACGTTAAGCTGGTGTTGATTGGTGTGTTGCAGACACGAGGTGCCAGTCACCTCGGAGCCGATCACGGTGATACACATGGACGAGGACGTCGTCGTGGTCAACAAGCCCGCCTCCATCCCTGTAAGTGGTGTACTGCCAGGACTGTACTGCCAAATCTCTCATTAGCTCTTTCACTCATCGTCGCGTAAAAGCTCgagcttatatatatatatatatatatatatatatatatatatatatatagctctctttctcattACCGTCTTTCATTCATCGCATCACCTATTTATACATCTCTCTGTCGCACAGTctctgcttttcatttaacttTGTTTTCTCGCTCTTTGCATGCCATATACAGTGCTGATGTCAAAGTTGGAaattaagaatttttattttcagaagCTATTTTCTCATACGTATTAGATAATTTAATTATCGACTATACTGACTAAAATTGATTTCTACGTTAATCCATCCATTTGATCAGTGCGATCGAAACGTTTTGCTAAAACGTGATTATTGATATTCTCATACGTGTTATTTAAAACTATATAGAAGCAACAAGTTAACAGCTTTAACGTACAAGTCAACTCGACTAAAACCAGCAAATCCACATAATCGTCCTAATCAGCAAAGCTCACCGCGCGCACGAGAAAAGAAATCAAGCCGCAAAGCGCCTGCAGTCGAGCAAAAAGCCACGCGCGGGCGGCGCAACACGAAGAGACGAAGGAGGCCGTTAGTTCCGATTGCTGCAGTAGCGTTATATAGCTCGACTTTATTATTCACGGCCCTTATTCGCGAATTTATACGAGCCTCTAGGTTTCGTTTATACCTGTACATATACCTGTGTATAGGAGAGCTTTTGCGTTTCTAATCTCGTCGCGAGCTTCCGCGAAATAGCCGCTGCGACGACGACTTCTGTTATAATAGCCGTGCAATTCTCGAGACCGATACGCCGCAGCCGCGAGAATAAGCGCGTCGTCTCCGAGATTCATCGCGCGAGCGctgaataatatattattcgaGGGAAGGAGAAAGAGCCTTGTTTTGTTGGATAGTTTGTTTTTAATGCCGCGAGGCACGAAGGTGAGCTTTTGTTCGGATTAATGCGCTCGCGCGGAATCATGCGCTGCGGTTCTAACGACTGCGTTGTTTACTTTTACCTTCGGATCGAGAAAAATACGTGtaatgtttatttaaaaaattgggTCGATCCCATCTCGTCTTGAAATGCATATTGCACTGCTGCGACTCGTCGGCTGaagtagaaaattaaaaattcacgaAACACAGCGCAACTCGAGTATAATCAACATCCGACTCATTCGCGCCTCTCGAACCTGCGACAACATTCCCATCACGTTTCATTAGGGCGCGATTCATCGCCCCCGAATAATAAACAAGAAAACGCCATTTCCATTTTCATCTTCTTCGCCGTCCACTCGTTATATATACAGTGTCCGAGTAGTCTCGGCTTCTTCTCCTTTTATACATTTCTCGGAATACCGCGAAGTAGTTTATTATTGAGAAATATCCGCGGCGGGCGATTATCACCGcgagaattttttaataagtcCGCAGCGAATGATAATCGgccgaaacttttttcattcatCTCGCGACTTTTGAGCGCAGCTGCGGTTATTGCTAATCCGAAGAGACGCGCGCAAACTTTATTGTGTGTCCatgagattattattatttttttttttcgtgaccTACTTCGTATCGAGTTATCGTAAGCTTGtgtaatgaagaagattatTAAAACTTTGTAATTTTCCGGTATGCGCAGTACATCTTGTCCGAGAGTAAAAATATacgctgtacacacacacactcggtGAACGAAAACAAATCGTCCCCGTTGAAATAATCAAACGCCCCAGAAAGCCTCGTGTCAATGTATTCGCCGCTGAAAGAATCATCGAGCCATTGACGAAGTGAGGCCGGAGAAATCTCTCTGAAAACGTCATGAGCTTCACTCATTCATCCGATCGGTTTTTCTCTCGACTGAAGATATACctacgcatacacacacgcacatgtAGCGAGCTTGAATTCGAGCTTTCTGATTCATCGTCCTTGAACTTTTGGCGGTTATTTTGTATCCTTTATATTACGACCATGTAGGGGATGATGCGGCATTATGCGTAGGGAGAGCTTTCCTCGAAAGCTTCGTGATACttgatttactttttattcATGAGCTTCTCTCCAGATGATTGGCTGTATCGCTATATATAGAATGGCTCGATTTTTCTAAGCGGCTCGCTGTGCTCTGTTCATTATTCCGTGAGAGGATTAAATTTAATAGTTCGAAGAAAAGGCACACAGCGGcgattaaatttaatactttttcgATACTTCCCCCTCATCgagtatttataaaatattaaaaatcttCTTTGATCGAAGCGACAGTCGATCCCGTTCATTAACGCAAATCCACAACAAGAATAAATCTCGAGCCTCGTTCATGAAGCATCTCATATAACTCCGAATCGAATTCGCGTAAATCAGCGCATAGCTACGCGACGGCGAGCCCAAAGTGCACTAAAGCTCGGCGCTTGCGCACATTTATTTTGAGAACTGCGCGTAGGCCTTCCTGTTTAtattccacatttcatttcgcGGCCGAGACAAGCTGGCGCTTCATTCGTGCATCGACAGTTCGTTACACGCGTTGATGTTCGTCGAGAAAGAAGTTACGTCCTTAACGATATGGCGGGAgatttgaaaatgttttctCGAGAAAGAATATTACGTTTATACTCTTCCGGGGAACAAAAGGTATGTATTCGACTAAATCAAGGTCTCACCGGATAAAACCCGCCTTGGAATCTTTTCAGCGAACTTCCGGCTTGCCTCTCTCGTCGGGGTGAATGTGTCCCGGAGGCTACggagtatttttcttttttcgctgCCATCCGCGTATTCTCCTTTCTCAACTCGATCTGAATAGTGGATttatagaagaagaaaaaaaattaaagccaCCCGCATCGCggctaaataaaaaaaaaaacgtttaaaaACGCGAAACAAGCCGAGGAAGTTACGCGAGCGAGCAAAGTCCAGCTGTGCACGCGGGGTCATGCGCTCGAGAATCGTATTTGCGGACGCGAACGTCGACAGCTCTCTCCCGAAAAGCTGGCTAAAATTTGCCAGTCCGTCCGGCGTTTTCTCTTTGTTCGTTTTATAcgctgtgtattttttttttctcgcgcagGGTTGACGCCAGCTGCTAACTCTCCGGCCTTTTGGTTATTTATTTGGGGCGTTTTGCGAATCGCTGTAAGGAGGAGGGGAAATATTTTCCGTGGCATTTTTCGCGTATGCTGAAGGGCGATGATTTGGAGTGGGTGGTTTCATTGGGAAGGTGAGGGTggaaatttataattatgaaaGTTGAGCTGTTACTTGGAGATGTACAGTATACTGGAATTACGCGTATGTTAAATTTTTTGGAAATCCATGTCTGCAACTTTTAATTATGTAACGAATGTAAAAAATGAGAATATCAATAAGGTATATAGTTTTCTGCATGTTTCCCAACTTCTACTCCACTATGCACAAGCTAACAATTTCCCGCATTGCCAACCTAATCGAAAGAGTCTTCCAAAAGCTCGTCTATATCCCATGCCATCAAAGAAATTTTCCATCGAAAAACTTTaccagcaaaaaaaaatcaataaactaATCTAATCAATCGATCGTTACAGGTGCACCCATGCGGCCGTTACCGGCACAACACCGTCGTCTTCATTCTGGCCAAGGAGTACAACCTAAAGAACCTTAGGACAATCCACAGGCTGGACAGACTGACAAGCGGCATACTACTCTTCGGCAGAACTCCGAAGAAAGCCCGGCAAATGGAGCATCAGATTAGAAACCGACAGGTTCgcgcttctccttctctcgtGTCGTCGCGATAAGGGAAATCTCGTTGAGTGctctgtcgtcgtcgtcgacccTGTTTCGCGAATCGAAAGCTACCTCGCTTTATTCAAACGCACGTTTTAGAACGTTTCGTTCGATCTTTTTAACATTTGTTCGATGATACCTTTTCGgctgtgtgtacacacgcagGCAAGTTTTCGCATAAGAAAGTTTGTAAACTGGATATAACAATTCGAGCTATAAAACAAGTTCAACCCTTCATCGAGTACctataaaagttaattttgtaGCGAAACTTTGCTGGGGGCTAAAACGCATATAGTCAATCGAGTATAATCCAGTCGAACTTTTCGCATGTAAATTCTTGGCTCTCGCCAAAACTTTCTATACACATgcggaaaaaaatataaaaatgtccgtTTGTCAAAATTTCAGGTGCAGAAGCAGTACGTCTGCCGAGTGGAAGGCGAGTTCCCTGAAGAGGAGATCGTCTGCTCGGAGGCCATCGAGGTGGTGTCCTACAAGATCGGCGTCTGCAAGGTCTCGGACAAGGGCAAGGACTGCATCACCAAGTTCAAACGGCTGAGCTACAACGGCAAGTCGTCGGTCGTGCTGTGCAAGCCTCAGACGGGTCGTATGCACCAGATCCGTGTCCATCTGCAGTACCTCGGCTACCCGGTCGTCAACGACCCGCTGTACAACCACGTGGTCTTCGGGCCCCACAAGGGTAAAGGTGGGAATATCGGAAAGACGGACGAGGAGCTCGTGAGGGACCTCATTGGTATACACAATGCTGAAAACTGGCTGGGTATGGACGGCGACTCGGAGATGAGCTTGTTCAAACCGAAGCTCGATTTGGACGACAGGATCCCGAGCGATAAGGAGGGATCGCCCTCGTCGACGCCGAGCTTGTCGGAAGACGATCAGCAGCAGCCTCAGGTGAGATAATTGCTGATCTAGAGTActgaaaaatcattttatgaaattcaaattaacCGCCAAAATTCTGTGatttcagcagcagcagcagcagcagcagcagcagcaagcaCAGCAATCgcagccacagcagcagccTGAAGTGCAGAAGTCGATGAAGGTGACGGTGGGCACGCAGACTGGTTCCGAGCCGCCAGACTCGACGTTCGCCAACGAGAAGGTGACCGTCGACCCTCACTGCTACGAGTGTAAGGTCAAGTACAGGGATCCCAAGCCCTCGGACCTCGTGATGTACCTGCACGCCTGGCGTTACTGCGGCCCAGGCTGGGAGTACGAGACGCCACTGCCTGCCTGGGCAGCCAGCGACTGGCAGCCCACTGAGGAGCAGCAACGATAGTCGCTCTATCTGCAGCTACTGCTCTCCGCCTACTGCATCCCACAAACCATGTGATCAGTCCGAGCGACAAGcatatatattatgtacacTGGACACGCGTACCGAGCGCTGTTTATACACTTCCTTCGAGCGAGCTGGGAAAACATTGGGTTTAGTTTTTTCGAACTCGATTtcgttgttattattatatttaggATTTACGATCCTATACACTCTGATTATCTGTTACGTAATCAATTTGTTTCACGCTATAATGACTTGAGCTTGAGAAAACTAGGCGTATGAGGGAGTTTTAATAATGTGATTTATTACTTGGGCTATGGGGTGtagtaaaatttcaattacgaTGACGGTTTTCCTGTATTATTTTCCACTCGCTCTAAGGAATTCAAGAAGatgtgaaataaaaaaaaatgtattgtaaTATCCTACCCCGTGCCTTCCATCGGTTCGCGAGTTGAAACttaaagtatattatatattataa is from Nasonia vitripennis strain AsymCx chromosome 1, Nvit_psr_1.1, whole genome shotgun sequence and encodes:
- the LOC100121957 gene encoding RNA pseudouridylate synthase domain-containing protein 2 isoform X5, giving the protein MRKFNLLLKVVKKQVSEYLYNRSSSNKRQLQILPLSVTKWIKSKSGFTLSSAMVETKTPAEISSDRQTQFGNARQLDPSDSIFVFKDTLSDYEEPPSDNEVDLKPLRETTIAVPPQPPKIAVKRKAEDADASKDLKKAKLETKALKAKRPGFTDERYNETSYYVENGLRKVYPYYFTFTTFTKGRWVGEKILEVFAREFRAHPAEEYERCIRAGTLTVNYQKVDVDYRLRHNDLLANVVHRHEVPVTSEPITVIHMDEDVVVVNKPASIPVHPCGRYRHNTVVFILAKEYNLKNLRTIHRLDRLTSGILLFGRTPKKARQMEHQIRNRQVQKQYVCRVEGEFPEEEIVCSEAIEVVSYKIGVCKVSDKGKDCITKFKRLSYNGKSSVVLCKPQTGRMHQIRVHLQYLGYPVVNDPLYNHVVFGPHKGKGGNIGKTDEELVRDLIGIHNAENWLGMDGDSEMSLFKPKLDLDDRIPSDKEGSPSSTPSLSEDDQQQPQQQQQQQQQQQAQQSQPQQQPEVQKSMKVTVGTQTGSEPPDSTFANEKVTVDPHCYECKVKYRDPKPSDLVMYLHAWRYCGPGWEYETPLPAWAASDWQPTEEQQR
- the LOC100121957 gene encoding RNA pseudouridylate synthase domain-containing protein 2 isoform X8; this translates as MHHTTPWYLPWGLKLVPLSIPPGHPASGIPNPALHLLAPLPGIYAPEPRKVDLKPLRETTIAVPPQPPKIAVKRKAEDADASKDLKKAKLETKALKAKRPGFTDERYNETSYYVENGLRKVYPYYFTFTTFTKGRWVGEKILEVFAREFRAHPAEEYERCIRAGTLTVNYQKVDVDYRLRHNDLLANVVHRHEVPVTSEPITVIHMDEDVVVVNKPASIPVHPCGRYRHNTVVFILAKEYNLKNLRTIHRLDRLTSGILLFGRTPKKARQMEHQIRNRQVQKQYVCRVEGEFPEEEIVCSEAIEVVSYKIGVCKVSDKGKDCITKFKRLSYNGKSSVVLCKPQTGRMHQIRVHLQYLGYPVVNDPLYNHVVFGPHKGKGGNIGKTDEELVRDLIGIHNAENWLGMDGDSEMSLFKPKLDLDDRIPSDKEGSPSSTPSLSEDDQQQPQQQQQQQQQQQQAQQSQPQQQPEVQKSMKVTVGTQTGSEPPDSTFANEKVTVDPHCYECKVKYRDPKPSDLVMYLHAWRYCGPGWEYETPLPAWAASDWQPTEEQQR
- the LOC100121957 gene encoding RNA pseudouridylate synthase domain-containing protein 2 isoform X1; translation: MRKFNLLLKVVKKQVSEYLYNRSSSNKRQLQILPLSVTKWIKSKSGFTLSSAMVETKTPAEISSDRQTQFGNARQLDPSDSIFVFKDTLSDYEEPPSDNEVDLKPLRETTIAVPPQPPKIAVKRKAEDADASKDLKKAKLETKALKAKRPGFTDERYNETSYYVENGECCLRKVYPYYFTFTTFTKGRWVGEKILEVFAREFRAHPAEEYERCIRAGTLTVNYQKVDVDYRLRHNDLLANVVHRHEVPVTSEPITVIHMDEDVVVVNKPASIPVHPCGRYRHNTVVFILAKEYNLKNLRTIHRLDRLTSGILLFGRTPKKARQMEHQIRNRQVQKQYVCRVEGEFPEEEIVCSEAIEVVSYKIGVCKVSDKGKDCITKFKRLSYNGKSSVVLCKPQTGRMHQIRVHLQYLGYPVVNDPLYNHVVFGPHKGKGGNIGKTDEELVRDLIGIHNAENWLGMDGDSEMSLFKPKLDLDDRIPSDKEGSPSSTPSLSEDDQQQPQQQQQQQQQQQQAQQSQPQQQPEVQKSMKVTVGTQTGSEPPDSTFANEKVTVDPHCYECKVKYRDPKPSDLVMYLHAWRYCGPGWEYETPLPAWAASDWQPTEEQQR
- the LOC100121957 gene encoding RNA pseudouridylate synthase domain-containing protein 2 isoform X7, encoding MHHTTPWYLPWGLKLVPLSIPPGHPASGIPNPALHLLAPLPGIYAPEPRKVDLKPLRETTIAVPPQPPKIAVKRKAEDADASKDLKKAKLETKALKAKRPGFTDERYNETSYYVENGECCLRKVYPYYFTFTTFTKGRWVGEKILEVFAREFRAHPAEEYERCIRAGTLTVNYQKVDVDYRLRHNDLLANVVHRHEVPVTSEPITVIHMDEDVVVVNKPASIPVHPCGRYRHNTVVFILAKEYNLKNLRTIHRLDRLTSGILLFGRTPKKARQMEHQIRNRQVQKQYVCRVEGEFPEEEIVCSEAIEVVSYKIGVCKVSDKGKDCITKFKRLSYNGKSSVVLCKPQTGRMHQIRVHLQYLGYPVVNDPLYNHVVFGPHKGKGGNIGKTDEELVRDLIGIHNAENWLGMDGDSEMSLFKPKLDLDDRIPSDKEGSPSSTPSLSEDDQQQPQQQQQQQQQQQQAQQSQPQQQPEVQKSMKVTVGTQTGSEPPDSTFANEKVTVDPHCYECKVKYRDPKPSDLVMYLHAWRYCGPGWEYETPLPAWAASDWQPTEEQQR
- the LOC100121957 gene encoding RNA pseudouridylate synthase domain-containing protein 2 isoform X10, whose amino-acid sequence is MHHTTPWYLPWGLKLVPLSIPPGHPASGIPNPALHLLAPLPGIYAPEPRKVDLKPLRETTIAVPPQPPKIAVKRKAEDADASKDLKKAKLETKALKAKRPGFTDERYNETSYYVENGLRKVYPYYFTFTTFTKGRWVGEKILEVFAREFRAHPAEEYERCIRAGTLTVNYQKVDVDYRLRHNDLLANVVHRHEVPVTSEPITVIHMDEDVVVVNKPASIPVHPCGRYRHNTVVFILAKEYNLKNLRTIHRLDRLTSGILLFGRTPKKARQMEHQIRNRQVQKQYVCRVEGEFPEEEIVCSEAIEVVSYKIGVCKVSDKGKDCITKFKRLSYNGKSSVVLCKPQTGRMHQIRVHLQYLGYPVVNDPLYNHVVFGPHKGKGGNIGKTDEELVRDLIGIHNAENWLGMDGDSEMSLFKPKLDLDDRIPSDKEGSPSSTPSLSEDDQQQPQQQQQQQQQQAQQSQPQQQPEVQKSMKVTVGTQTGSEPPDSTFANEKVTVDPHCYECKVKYRDPKPSDLVMYLHAWRYCGPGWEYETPLPAWAASDWQPTEEQQR
- the LOC100121957 gene encoding RNA pseudouridylate synthase domain-containing protein 2 isoform X2: MRKFNLLLKVVKKQVSEYLYNRSSSNKRQLQILPLSVTKWIKSKSGFTLSSAMVETKTPAEISSDRQTQFGNARQLDPSDSIFVFKDTLSDYEEPPSDNEVDLKPLRETTIAVPPQPPKIAVKRKAEDADASKDLKKAKLETKALKAKRPGFTDERYNETSYYVENGECCLRKVYPYYFTFTTFTKGRWVGEKILEVFAREFRAHPAEEYERCIRAGTLTVNYQKVDVDYRLRHNDLLANVVHRHEVPVTSEPITVIHMDEDVVVVNKPASIPVHPCGRYRHNTVVFILAKEYNLKNLRTIHRLDRLTSGILLFGRTPKKARQMEHQIRNRQVQKQYVCRVEGEFPEEEIVCSEAIEVVSYKIGVCKVSDKGKDCITKFKRLSYNGKSSVVLCKPQTGRMHQIRVHLQYLGYPVVNDPLYNHVVFGPHKGKGGNIGKTDEELVRDLIGIHNAENWLGMDGDSEMSLFKPKLDLDDRIPSDKEGSPSSTPSLSEDDQQQPQQQQQQQQQQQAQQSQPQQQPEVQKSMKVTVGTQTGSEPPDSTFANEKVTVDPHCYECKVKYRDPKPSDLVMYLHAWRYCGPGWEYETPLPAWAASDWQPTEEQQR
- the LOC100121957 gene encoding RNA pseudouridylate synthase domain-containing protein 2 isoform X6 translates to MRKFNLLLKVVKKQVSEYLYNRSSSNKRQLQILPLSVTKWIKSKSGFTLSSAMVETKTPAEISSDRQTQFGNARQLDPSDSIFVFKDTLSDYEEPPSDNEVDLKPLRETTIAVPPQPPKIAVKRKAEDADASKDLKKAKLETKALKAKRPGFTDERYNETSYYVENGLRKVYPYYFTFTTFTKGRWVGEKILEVFAREFRAHPAEEYERCIRAGTLTVNYQKVDVDYRLRHNDLLANVVHRHEVPVTSEPITVIHMDEDVVVVNKPASIPVHPCGRYRHNTVVFILAKEYNLKNLRTIHRLDRLTSGILLFGRTPKKARQMEHQIRNRQVQKQYVCRVEGEFPEEEIVCSEAIEVVSYKIGVCKVSDKGKDCITKFKRLSYNGKSSVVLCKPQTGRMHQIRVHLQYLGYPVVNDPLYNHVVFGPHKGKGGNIGKTDEELVRDLIGIHNAENWLGMDGDSEMSLFKPKLDLDDRIPSDKEGSPSSTPSLSEDDQQQPQQQQQQQQQQAQQSQPQQQPEVQKSMKVTVGTQTGSEPPDSTFANEKVTVDPHCYECKVKYRDPKPSDLVMYLHAWRYCGPGWEYETPLPAWAASDWQPTEEQQR
- the LOC100121957 gene encoding RNA pseudouridylate synthase domain-containing protein 2 isoform X4, whose protein sequence is MRKFNLLLKVVKKQVSEYLYNRSSSNKRQLQILPLSVTKWIKSKSGFTLSSAMVETKTPAEISSDRQTQFGNARQLDPSDSIFVFKDTLSDYEEPPSDNEVDLKPLRETTIAVPPQPPKIAVKRKAEDADASKDLKKAKLETKALKAKRPGFTDERYNETSYYVENGLRKVYPYYFTFTTFTKGRWVGEKILEVFAREFRAHPAEEYERCIRAGTLTVNYQKVDVDYRLRHNDLLANVVHRHEVPVTSEPITVIHMDEDVVVVNKPASIPVHPCGRYRHNTVVFILAKEYNLKNLRTIHRLDRLTSGILLFGRTPKKARQMEHQIRNRQVQKQYVCRVEGEFPEEEIVCSEAIEVVSYKIGVCKVSDKGKDCITKFKRLSYNGKSSVVLCKPQTGRMHQIRVHLQYLGYPVVNDPLYNHVVFGPHKGKGGNIGKTDEELVRDLIGIHNAENWLGMDGDSEMSLFKPKLDLDDRIPSDKEGSPSSTPSLSEDDQQQPQQQQQQQQQQQQAQQSQPQQQPEVQKSMKVTVGTQTGSEPPDSTFANEKVTVDPHCYECKVKYRDPKPSDLVMYLHAWRYCGPGWEYETPLPAWAASDWQPTEEQQR
- the LOC100121957 gene encoding RNA pseudouridylate synthase domain-containing protein 2 isoform X3, which translates into the protein MRKFNLLLKVVKKQVSEYLYNRSSSNKRQLQILPLSVTKWIKSKSGFTLSSAMVETKTPAEISSDRQTQFGNARQLDPSDSIFVFKDTLSDYEEPPSDNEVDLKPLRETTIAVPPQPPKIAVKRKAEDADASKDLKKAKLETKALKAKRPGFTDERYNETSYYVENGECCLRKVYPYYFTFTTFTKGRWVGEKILEVFAREFRAHPAEEYERCIRAGTLTVNYQKVDVDYRLRHNDLLANVVHRHEVPVTSEPITVIHMDEDVVVVNKPASIPVHPCGRYRHNTVVFILAKEYNLKNLRTIHRLDRLTSGILLFGRTPKKARQMEHQIRNRQVQKQYVCRVEGEFPEEEIVCSEAIEVVSYKIGVCKVSDKGKDCITKFKRLSYNGKSSVVLCKPQTGRMHQIRVHLQYLGYPVVNDPLYNHVVFGPHKGKGGNIGKTDEELVRDLIGIHNAENWLGMDGDSEMSLFKPKLDLDDRIPSDKEGSPSSTPSLSEDDQQQPQQQQQQQQQQAQQSQPQQQPEVQKSMKVTVGTQTGSEPPDSTFANEKVTVDPHCYECKVKYRDPKPSDLVMYLHAWRYCGPGWEYETPLPAWAASDWQPTEEQQR
- the LOC100121957 gene encoding RNA pseudouridylate synthase domain-containing protein 2 isoform X9; amino-acid sequence: MHHTTPWYLPWGLKLVPLSIPPGHPASGIPNPALHLLAPLPGIYAPEPRKVDLKPLRETTIAVPPQPPKIAVKRKAEDADASKDLKKAKLETKALKAKRPGFTDERYNETSYYVENGLRKVYPYYFTFTTFTKGRWVGEKILEVFAREFRAHPAEEYERCIRAGTLTVNYQKVDVDYRLRHNDLLANVVHRHEVPVTSEPITVIHMDEDVVVVNKPASIPVHPCGRYRHNTVVFILAKEYNLKNLRTIHRLDRLTSGILLFGRTPKKARQMEHQIRNRQVQKQYVCRVEGEFPEEEIVCSEAIEVVSYKIGVCKVSDKGKDCITKFKRLSYNGKSSVVLCKPQTGRMHQIRVHLQYLGYPVVNDPLYNHVVFGPHKGKGGNIGKTDEELVRDLIGIHNAENWLGMDGDSEMSLFKPKLDLDDRIPSDKEGSPSSTPSLSEDDQQQPQQQQQQQQQQQAQQSQPQQQPEVQKSMKVTVGTQTGSEPPDSTFANEKVTVDPHCYECKVKYRDPKPSDLVMYLHAWRYCGPGWEYETPLPAWAASDWQPTEEQQR